GTGGTACTGCCGGCGCTCGCTGTGGCCGATCGCCACGTACGTGCACTTCAGCTTGGCCAGCATCGGGCCGGAGATCTCGCCGGTGTAGGCACCGGAGTCGTGCGCCGAGATGTCCTGGGCGCCGTACCTGATCTTGAGCTTGTCGCCGTCGACCAGGGTCTGCACGGAGCGCAGGTCGGTGAAGGGCGGCAGGACGGCGACCTCGACGGCCTCGTAGTCCTTGTCGGCCAGGGCGAAGGCGAGCTTCTGGACGTGCGCGATGGCCTCGAGGTGGTTGAGGTTCATCTTCCAGTTGCCCGCCATGATCGGCGTGCGCGTGCTCATAAAGGGTCAGTCCTCCAGTGCGGCGAGGCCGGGGAGCGTCTTGCCCTCGAGGTATTCGAGGGAGGCGCCGCCACCGGTCGAGATGTGGCCGAATGCGGTCTCGTCGAAGCCCAGGGTGCGCACGGCCGCGGCGGAGTCGCCGCCGCCGACCACGGTGAAGCCCTTGGACTCTACGAGTGCCTGGGCGACCGCCTTGGTGCCCTCGGCGTAGTCGGGGTGCTCGAAGACGCCCATGGGGCCGTTCCAGAAGACGGTGGCGGCGTCGGCGAGCTTCGAGGCGTACAGCTTGCGGGACTCCGGACCGATGTCCAGGCCCATCTGGTCGGCGGGCATCGCGTTCGCGGCGACGGTGGTGGGGTTCGCGGGTGCCTTGGTCTTCAGGTCCGGGAACTCGGTGGCGGTCAGCACGTCGACGGGGAGTACCAGCTCGACGCCGCTCTTCTCCGCACGCTCGATGTACTCCTTGACGGCCGGGACCTGGTCCTCCTGGAGGAGGGAGATGCCGACCTCGTAGCCCTTGGCCTTGAGGAAGGTGTACGCCATGCCGCCGCCGATGAGCAGCCGGTCGGCCTTGGCGAGCAGCTGGTCGATGACGGCGAGCTTGTCGGAGACCTTGGCGCCGCCCAGCGCGACGACGTAGGGCCGCTGGACGTCCTCGGTGAGCTTCTTCAGGACACCTACCTCGGTGGCGATGAGGTAGCCGGCGTAGTGCGGCAGGCGGGCCGGGAGGTCGTACACGGAGGCGTGCTTGCGATGGACGGCGCCGAAGCCGTCGCCGACGTAGACATCGGCGAGGGCGGCGAGCCGGTCGGCGAAGGCGCCGCGCTCGGCGTCGTCCTTGGAGGTCTCGCCGGCGTTGAAGCGCAGGTTCTCGATGACGGCGACGTCGCCGTCGTGGAGGCCCGCGACCACGGACTTCGCGGACTCGCCGACCGTGTCGGTCGCGAACGCCACGCCCCTGCGCAGGAGTTCACCTAGGCGAGAGGCGGCAGTGGCGAGGGAGAAGGCCGGGTCCGGGGCGCCCTTGGGGCGGCCCAGGTGCGAGGCGACGACGACCTTGGCGCCCGCGTCCGCGAGGGCCTTCACGGTGGGCAGCACGGCGCGGATGCGGCCGTCGTCGGTGATGGTGCCGCTGTCGAGCGGGACGTTCAGGTCGGCGCGGACGAAGACCCGCCGGCCGGCCACGCCTTCGGCGAGGAGTTCGTCGATCGTCTTCATGAAGAGGGCTCCTGGGAGGGCTGGTGGTCCAAGAGTGCTGATCTGTACGTGAGTCAGGGCTCGGACGGCGCGTCCCTGCGCTGCCCGAGCCCTGCGTTCACATCGAGGTGCCTGCTCTGTGGATCAGAGCTGGTTGCCGACGAAGACCGTGAGGTCGACGAGGCGGTTGGAGTAGCCCCACTCGTTGTCGTACCAGCCGAGGATCTTCACCGACGTGCCCTCCTGGACCATGGTCAGGGAGGAGTCGAAGGTGCAGGACGACGGGTCGCTGACGATGTCGGAAGAGACGATCTCGTCCTCGGTGTAGGACAGGTAGCCCTGCAGCTCGCCCTCGGAGGCCTTCTTGAAGGCGGCGTTGACCTCGTCCTTGGTGACCTCGCGGGACAGCTCCACGACGAGGTCGGTGGCCGAGCCGGTCGGGACCGGGACCCGCATCGCGATGCCGTCCAGCTTGCCCTTCAGCTGCGGCAGGACCAGGGCGGTGGCCTTGGCGGCACCGGTGGTCGTCGGGATGATGTTCTCCGCGGCGGCACGGGCGCGGCGCAGGTCCTTGTGCGGGAAGTCCAGGATGCGCTGGTCGTTCGTGTACGCGTGCACCGTCGTCATCAGACCCTTGACGATGCCGAAGTTCTCGTCGAGGACCTTGGCCATCGGCGCCACACAGTTGGTGGTGCAGGAGGCGTTGGAGATGACGTGGTGGTTCGCCGGGTCGTACTTGTCCTGGTTGACGCCCATCACGATGGTGATGTCCTCGTCCTT
This genomic window from Streptomyces sp. DG2A-72 contains:
- the pgk gene encoding phosphoglycerate kinase, which gives rise to MKTIDELLAEGVAGRRVFVRADLNVPLDSGTITDDGRIRAVLPTVKALADAGAKVVVASHLGRPKGAPDPAFSLATAASRLGELLRRGVAFATDTVGESAKSVVAGLHDGDVAVIENLRFNAGETSKDDAERGAFADRLAALADVYVGDGFGAVHRKHASVYDLPARLPHYAGYLIATEVGVLKKLTEDVQRPYVVALGGAKVSDKLAVIDQLLAKADRLLIGGGMAYTFLKAKGYEVGISLLQEDQVPAVKEYIERAEKSGVELVLPVDVLTATEFPDLKTKAPANPTTVAANAMPADQMGLDIGPESRKLYASKLADAATVFWNGPMGVFEHPDYAEGTKAVAQALVESKGFTVVGGGDSAAAVRTLGFDETAFGHISTGGGASLEYLEGKTLPGLAALED
- the gap gene encoding type I glyceraldehyde-3-phosphate dehydrogenase, with product MTIRVGINGFGRIGRNYFRALLEQGADIEIVAVNDLGDTATTAHLLKYDTILGRLKQEVTHTADTITVDGHTIKVLSERNPADIPWGELGVDIVIESTGIFTKKDDAAKHIAGGAKKVLISAPAKDEDITIVMGVNQDKYDPANHHVISNASCTTNCVAPMAKVLDENFGIVKGLMTTVHAYTNDQRILDFPHKDLRRARAAAENIIPTTTGAAKATALVLPQLKGKLDGIAMRVPVPTGSATDLVVELSREVTKDEVNAAFKKASEGELQGYLSYTEDEIVSSDIVSDPSSCTFDSSLTMVQEGTSVKILGWYDNEWGYSNRLVDLTVFVGNQL